The genomic interval AAGAACCCCTGCTCTaaattatgctttattaatatcattattattattattattattattattatttaagatagCCTTGTCCTTGCCATCGGTGATCATGTCAGAAAATATTCCTGTACCATTTGAGAATCACTGTTCTACACTGTTGTCAACTAAGCCAGTACTTTAAATGTGAGATCTCATACTACCAGGGCAGTATTCAACCACAAATGAATAATCCCAAAATGATTGCAGTGAATTATTAGAAGGCACCTCTCTTTTAAGCAGGCTTAGTCTATAAAACAGATGGTCAGTGTGAAGAGACTGCATGACTGCAGTGGGGACATTCAGGGATAATGAGTTTGGCACAGCACCACTGCTCCTTTCAAGCTCTCATCCAACATTCCCCCACGTAAAATAATTATCTAAGCAAATTAAATTGGTGAAAATAAGATGTTTGGTTGTCTGTGCCATCAGTATGCATTTTTCCTGATATTTCTAGTTCCTGGTTCTCACTtaatatctgtttttgttttaagttttctATTGTGTAACATCTATTTTTTGTTCGCTTGTTTTGATCGGATTATTTGTTATGTTTCTGCTGTCCTCTGTTTAGGCTTACATCCTATTCATTAGTTGTTTCCCTTTTCCTTTGTAAAAGGACCATGATGAGGCCCTGAAAGGTGACATATAAACCTTTTTGAGTTATTATTATGATAAGTAGCTCAAAAGAGAGGACCCATACAATCACCATGTTCCAGaattaaacaaaaccaaaatactGTTCCCGGAACAGAAAAACTAAAAGTATCTAAAagtataatattaacaataatataaactATATGGTGGTCTACAACTATATAAGTGCTCATAGCTTAAAGGtcagtttttataaaatattccACATATATTACACTTACTGAGTTCCTGCTTGTGACGCTCTGTCTGGGCAAAGTATTGTCGCAGCTCTTCTGAGATGTCCATGTTACTGACGTCACACTCGATCTGGCTCTCATCCGAACTCTCCTCCTCCAGTTCACTGTCTGAATCAGTGGCCTCATTCTCCCTTTCTTCTTCTCTACCTGTCGTTCTGTCTCTGTGAGTGTTCCCCCAGCACTCGTCTGCATGCCAATCTGAGTATCGCTGGATGGCAGAGGGGTACATGGCATACAGTGTCTGGAAGTAGCCAGCCTCCAAAGCTTTTCTGTATGCCCGCTTATGCCTCTGGTGCCAGCTCATGGCCTGCTGGTAGTGCTGCCAGTATCGGGCGTAAACCGGATGCGAGTTCCACACCTCTCCATCACCTTGACTGGCCTGGAACACAACAAACGTTTCTGATGTTGACTAATCTGTAAAAAGTGCTTAAAATGATCACTCTGTCTCACATAGCTTTAATTGGCTGTATAGTCATCTATCAATTACACAGAAGTGCAAGACTTACCATTATGAAGAGACGACTAGTTAATGGAATCTATTTTTGTACCTGTtagaaagaaatataatatagCTACAGCTTTATTTCAGTCACCAGTAAACATTTATGTATGTAAAAGCAGTGGACAATGAAGGCGAATAATTTTGCCATAGTAAAAATAAGCGAAGTTATCTTGTAACTTCGGGAGTGCTCTTTAATCAAAACAAATGTACTATCAAGAATCCAATAAGTAAACGTATCTGACATTAAACTTAAACTAGCAATGTTTAGTAGCACTTCTTACCACTCATGCCTTCCTCAGCCACGAGAGTACGTATGTTGTCAGAGATGTTTCAAGAAGGAGATGGCAATCTGTCGTTCAATGGCTTGACCACATGCTCCTTATAAGCCAATCATTTAAGGTCTATGGCTATGACGTTGTCGGAGTTTTACGACAGCTGAAGTAAACAGAAAACGATTCGATTGTACCCGGgttgtttcttttactgtctatggttgtaCCTTTGACGTCTTTGTGAAATTTTGTTTATTCCCCATagacagtgtatttatttattttagacttTGTTAACAagtgtttttatatttccatGTGGTTATGttgttcatgcatttatttttcaataaaaatcttTGCCAGATTGTAAGTAAATGACTAGTTTAGCAGTAGTCTAGCACCTGTTGGATCTCGTCGTGTTAAGCATTGTTTAGCAATATTGAAATCTCCGTGTGCAAAGCGGTGGCTCTGGTAACATGTAATCACACGTCCAGCaggtgttaaaataaaaattatattggtAATCTAACGACTGCTACAGATGAGAGCCTACTAAGAAACGTTGAACAATATTTGCTCTCTCCTGCGACGAAAGCATGGGCGCGCCCTCGTGATGACAAGCGTGTGACGTGGTTCTCAGATTCGCGCGTCCGAGTTGTTGTTGGACCGTTCAAGATGGCGGAGTATCTTGCGTCCATTTTTGGTACAGAAAAAGACAAGTAAGCTACATTAACATATTTAGTTTGAACGGTGCAATATTAACTGATTTGTACGCTAACATACCTGTTTGTCTGCTGAGTGTCTACTGAGCCTTTCCATTCGAACGCAAAACTATATTTTTGTGTTAGATGTGAAGCTTCCGCATTGCTCATGCTGCAGGTTACAACGGTGAAAGCACACTCCTGCCAGttttaataaacatgttaaatatatccAATCTACTGACACCATGAAGTTAAAAGAAGCATCGATTTCTCCGGTTTTTCAGTAGTTGGGATTAAAATACTGTGTCTTTGACCGTTTAAACAGTTAAAATGAACACTATGATTTTGTCACACTGATGTCAATTTCAATAACGTTATTTTGTCATAGTATTCATATCTTGGAACAGTCTCCGTTCTGTTTGTTATTTCTAGGGTCAACTGCtccttttatttcaaaattggaGCTTGTCGTCATGGAGATCGGTGTTCTAGATTGCACAATAAACCAACTTTCAGTCAGGTATGTTTACATCTCAAACTTAAACCTATATGTTTTCATTTCCATCTCATTAAAATTGGTATAttgatgtttaaatatatatataatatatatataaataaactttcaaacAAACGCAAAATGATTTGCAAATACAAAACTCTGTTTGAGAGAAAATGTGAGCTATGGGTAAATATGTATTCTGTGTTACAGCTGTGATACTCATTTGCCTTTTTATGAGGAAACTTGTTTCGATTTTCTCACAAATGCATGCAGGCAGATTTTCTCACAAAATACAATTGACCGTATGCACAGATAGCTCTTTATAACTTCCAGATAAAGATAAGACGGCTTGAAATCTTCCGGTGAAGCTCATTTTAtatgtgatatatataaaaatttttatatGCAGAGTCTTGTAATCCGAGGAAAGTGCACACATAACTACATTTGAATGCTGACAAATAAACACTATCATAACTTTTTACCTTACCTTCATAGCAATGGACACATTTTTAAAGTCTTGTAAAATTTTAAAGTCTTTAATAATTTCTTAACTCTGTGCAGTAAAATTTCATCTTATTAAAGTGgcgaaaaaataaaatgaaaatgaaatgaggtTATGACCACGAGATGGCAGTAGAGGATcactcattggctgcagcattgagaagggtctggctgcagacttgcactttcactcagacttgcattctcagacttgcactctcagacacttgtgcttccgctagcgacgtcattattattatttcttctatttattgataactttttgtttgaatctttcaacattttacaacagtagccaggtggtgaagacaagaaaaaagaaattacaaagtcacttgcaatcgctacttgcattctcagacttgcactctcagacacttgtgcttccgctagcgacgtcacttgcagtctttatttatttatttatttattgttctgtttatttctaagtttttgtttgaatctctcaacattttacaacagtagccaggtggttaAGACAagactaaattacaatgtcacttacaatcgctacttgcactctccgctacctgtgacgtcacttgcaatcaacacaaatcgtgcttgttgccaatggagacaagaagctgtggtggtgattaaatgattaaaactaaattagtaggcctactactataaacaaagtctttcgttaagcgttttcctcctatagaaaaaaacaaactcttaatatggcataatgtattaggacacgttaagttcaattaaaagaccaaattcgatatatagttagtATTTAATGTAcaacaaggcaagcagatggctatgaacacaatgcaaacgct from Carassius auratus strain Wakin chromosome 26, ASM336829v1, whole genome shotgun sequence carries:
- the gemin8 gene encoding gem-associated protein 8, with the translated sequence MASQGDGEVWNSHPVYARYWQHYQQAMSWHQRHKRAYRKALEAGYFQTLYAMYPSAIQRYSDWHADECWGNTHRDRTTGREEERENEATDSDSELEEESSDESQIECDVSNMDISEELRQYFAQTERHKQELKKQQQMEAEQQDSYVLADQDMHRVSWRSSLPPSERPGERRTAEMKKLYGKDAAKIQGMEAAMQLTFDRNCDKKQPKYWPVIPLNL